Genomic segment of Athene noctua chromosome 22, bAthNoc1.hap1.1, whole genome shotgun sequence:
GCAGGAAAGAAATGTTGGAGAGAAGAAAAGTGTTATTACATTTGCCtcagggaagaaaagagaagggtACATATAAGATTACCTGTCTGCTCTGGGGGACCCTAGAAAGCTGGGGGAGCACCCTTTGAAATGGGACTGTCTCTTGGCAGATTGTTTATGAAGCTTCCCAGCATTTGCCTccagatacagaaaaacagatggaaagAGACCCAGCAGGGAAGTGAAATCTCATTTATCTGCACAATGCCATCCTCCTGGCTCCAGCCAGCTCTCTGCGTGTCAGCTACCATAGAGCCTACCCCGTCCGTTCTGCTCCAGGCCTTCCCAAGCCCATCCATCACCCTATGGCTTCTTATTTACAGGGAGCCTGGCACACGAAGCTGGGTTTATTGTCTGTCATCCCTggcacacatgcacatacaacACCCATGTAGATGCACATACACTTTGTCTACTGCTGCATCTTGGGATTGTCTGCAGTCCAGGAAATCTTCATGCACGCCTGCCAAAGTCTGAGCTTATCAGAGCCAAAGAGAAATCTGGCCCAGCATACATGCTTGGGTCTAGCTTGGTTCAACCCTTCAGCAGACAAACTGCATTAGTTGTGGTCTGGGGTGATAAAGGATCTTGATACTCTCTATTTCTCAGTTCAACAGTTTCGTTCCTCTTGGCTGTGACATGAAGAACATAGGTGAAAAGTTAAAGCTAGGACTGTCAGGTATCATGTTCTAAGTGAGATATGTGAATGAGTGTAGATTATATCTGATGTTCCTGCTTTGCCAAATACAAAACGATACAGGAGGGGCAGTTTCAGAGCCTATTTCAGATCCAAGGTGACATAACTGTATTTATAGAGGAAAACATGCCGGAGTTTCTCTGTACCTACTCAGTCCCTGGCTGCTTTGCAGGATTACAAGCAGAGAGCAGAGTAATAGCAATTGTATCAGTGAGTCCAGAGAAAGAGACAGCCCTCAAGGAAAGTTACCTAGGATGCAAAAATCCCCTAATTTCCCTTACAGGATTGTGACCACACACTACTAACCCAAAATGGGTCAGAAATAGTGGCTGAGAGACAGCACTCATCAGCCCTGAGCTTGCACCCCGGGTAGCTCTGAGGCCTTATCTTTGCTTTCCACATTTTCTTGTTAGTAGGCAGATTTGCTACCTCAAGAGGCAGGTGGCTTATAATCCTGAGGATATATAAAGGAAGTGCAAGGCATTGGGTGGAGTAAGGAGGATGTAGGTCTGGTGTTGTGAAGAACTACAGGGGTAGCTTAAGTTGGTGAGTACTTCAGCAATTTCCTTTATTAATATACAAACCCTAAGAAGAGGATGGATTGTGCACTTGTAACGTGTGTGTTCGTCTTAGAGCAGTTTAGGAAAGGCATCTGACAAGGCCAgacttctttctgtctttcatatGTCTCAGAGCGGAATTTCACCCTTTGCAGAAAAGGTGCATCAGCAGCATGAGAACACTGCTGTCATCCACACCAACAAGCCCAGGGCTAGCATGGAGATCTTCTGTGGACTGTGGTCTTGACAGAGGAGAGGGTGGGGTTTGGTGTTCAGACACTGAGGAACCTGAGCACCAAGGAGAACTAGGGATGCTGTTGTGTTACCTACCTGCCTTTCGGAAGTGTGAATTTTATGGCTTCTGTAGGGTGAAAACCCAAAGAGGTAGGAAGAGGTTTCTGAAGTAAAAGATAGATCAGGGCATGGAAATAGGTGGTTAAGAGAAAGCTGGAACTTCTGTGCCTCTAGCACAGCCGTGTTGCATTAACCCAAGGTACCAAAACTTGCCCGTGCACTGTTCTCATTTGGCAAACAGCTGAGATCTGCCCCGACAACAGTGCAGTAGAGGTATTTATCTGTGTTACTAATGCAAGATTGCCAGTGACACCGTAACACAGCACGTTAGCCTGCCCTCTCAGCCAGTGCAGAGATGAGGCAACCCATGTGCTCTAGCTGCACTTTTATCCTGTGTGATGCCAACAAGACAGCTGGGCAGCTTAAATAAATGCCCTTTACACTTTGAAGAAGACCTTCTGTTTAACTGCCCTGCAGCGTTTAGCTGCTTTCTAGCTCCCGCTGAAACCCAGAATCTGCAGCTAATATGTCTGTTAGGTTCACCATCAAAGGGCCCGTGTCTGTGTGAGTGAGATTGGAGACACCTGCCTCGCATTCTCTTTGCACTTGTTCTCTCCTCTTGGTATTTTGCCTACAGATGAAAAGGTAAGATGCTGTTTCTAGCTCTTTTGAGTTGTTCTGAGTGATGCCTTGATCCAGCTGGTTTGCTCTGGTTCTTAAAGAGAAAATCCTCGGAAAAAACAAAGACTGTGGATGCAgagcttgggttttgtttggttgctgTTTGTTCCATTGGTTTTGAAGAAGGACTTCAAGTGCTTTGTTAATAGATTTAGCTGTCAGTCTGGGTTTCCTTTGTCCCAGGGTAGCTGCCAATAAAATACTATTTCATAGTATTATGCCTTCAGCAAATGAGCTACCAGGCACCTCCTAAATCAGTCCTCAAATAGCAGTTTGTTGTCCTTTGTGGCCAGTAGAAAGACCTGCTTTTCAGACAGCACATTAAAGAGAAGGCCCCTGTGCTGCCTACCTCTTTCCAGGGTGAAAATTTGCTCCCAGGCTCTGAGGAGTAACAGAGATGAATCTTGGAAAGGCAGAATCAGCTGGTCAGTGAGTAAGCAGGCTTTTCAGTTATAGGATGGAGATATCTCCCTCTAAACTCTCCAGATGCAATATGAGACCGGGGCTGTATGATGGCAGAGGCTTCACTGACTCAAAACACGCCACATCTGTCTCAGGTTGAAAGGAAGAGCCAAGGCTATTCTTAGGGTGTCATCTGTCAGCTCCACAAAAAGGCACTGAGATTGGCCTCAGAGGATGTTACCTGCCCTTCACAGGGGACAATGGCCAGTCAAGCAGTAAAGCACCTGTAGGAGGGAGTAGAAGCCACTGTAATTATGCAGCAAAGTGGTTCACCTGGTGAACAGGCAGATGGAAATCAGGTGCAACTGGCCGCTGAGGTGCAGGAAAGTTGAGGAGGAGGTTTAGTGAAGAGCTGTGGCTCTAACTTTGTGACAGTATTTCTCAAATGTAAGCATAGGACTGGTTTTCTGTCATTGTCACAGAGAACTCTGGGTTTAACCATGCCTTTATGCTGCTCAGCTTCAGAGGGACACTCTGAGAAAGCTACCCCAGACTGAAAGGCTGCACTGGAAATGCTGAAAACCCCTTTCCCTGTTTTGTGTGAAAGGACAGGGGGGAATGACCAAACTGAAGAAGTGTCTTGATTTGTGCGATGTCCCAAAGCCATGCCTCATAACTCAAACACAGGGATGAAGGAAGACCCTCAGAAATACTACAGTGAAGCAGAATGACTGAGAACAGTCTGCAGCGATTGTGCTGAGGGACCCTGTCTCAGTGTTCTTTGGACTTAAATGAGGACAGCCTCACCTGCTGTGGTGAGGTGAAGTGACCTGTGCAGGGTCAAGTAGGGAAAGTGGGACAACCTAGAAAAAACTCAGTCTGCCTCTCTGCCCCTTGATCTTTAGACCAGCATCCCTTGCTCTGCTGACAGCTGATTTGTTTCCTTGCTATGCTGTGAGGTATTAGGACAAAATTTCcagtgctttttcttcccttgaccAATTTCAGCCACCTTGAAGCTGTATGCACGTCTCTCTGTCTTGAGCTGCTCAGGGCTGTTGCTGGTCCTGCGAGGCTGCCATCTGCCTCCGGTTCTGTTCATCTTGACATCTTCATTGCAAGGAAACCAGCTGTGATGAGGGGCCAGTGCCAGCTAGGCCCAGGATGCCAACCTGGCAGGCAACAGCCCTGGCCAGACAGCTGGTGCTGTGTAGGCGGCTCCGGAGCCGTGGCCTGCAGGAGCCGgcctccccagcccctcagaTGGTAGGCTGTGAATGGGAGGGTAGGGGGGCTCGTCAGGAATCAAAGGGAAATGTCCTACTGATTGATGGCCCTCATTTGCACATGAAACTGGGACCTCTCAGCCCTGCAGGCCCTGCACGTGTGTCTCAGCTGCTGTAAccagggctgggagaggaggaggtaaccaaggagggaaaataaaatcacttCCCGCTCTGGCCACCCTAACTGTTTTCATCTAAGTGACCTAGGTCTGAATCTTGCTTggttgattattttttcttcttattttttaatggcaGGTGAGGCAGAGCACCCAGGATTATGGCAACTTCTTccactttctctcttttcctgtgTGTGCTGGTTCTTTCTGACATCAGCCTTGCTGTCTCCCTGGACGCTGGCACAAAGCTCAAAAATGTCCCTGAGAACAACAACCACCTTCAAAACCAAGAGATGTgggtgcagcagcagcccagAAGTGGGCACCACCACAAACATGGCTTGGCCAAGAAGGAGAGGGTCCATGCCATGCTTTCTAGAGGGCGGCCGGCTGCGGAAGAGTCCCTCAGAATGGGTAGCGGAGCTCCAGCTGTGGAAGAGCTGGTGGCAGAGGGACAGCCAGCAGCCCTGAAACAGAATAAGGAGGTATTCCTGGGTTTTGAGTTCCCATATCCTGAGAGGGAGAACCAGTCCCCTGGGTCtgagagagggaagaagcagAACCGAGAGCACCGGCGACACAGCCGCAGGGACAGGCTGAAACACCACAGAGGTATTTGAGCTCCAAGGGAAGCTGAAGCTGTTGGGTCACTTGAAATGAGTGTCACTTGTGTGAGGGCAAGAAGATGCAGCTGTGGTTGAGCCACATGGGTGTGTGGAGGGTGTGGGATGTATGCCTGCTCTGGGGAGAAATCTGCCAAACAAAAGAGGCACAAGAAAAAAGGGGAACTCCAGAACCAGAGGTTTTTACTGCTGGCTGTGATTTTGTGAAAATGACCTTGTTTGCCTTACAGGGGGAGATCTGAAAGTTCCTAGGACTTGAGGGGTTGTTTTGGGGTggcctgctttgtttttctgctttttttagaAAATGGTTCAATTTATGAACAAACATGTCCAAGCCGTGCTCAGTCTCTCCACTGACTTCAAAACATGACCAGAACTAGAAATAATACAAAACCTCTACTTCACTTGAAGATCATTTTCTTCTCATCAGAGTTTGTATTCTTCTCTATTTATGCTGAACTACAAGAATATAAATTTTGCACATGTGAAATTGCACTAATTACTTTATGTTGCTTGTTTCTAACTGGAACTGCTTCCCTTTGCAGGTCAAGTTGTGGGTGTGTGTCTCTGTGGTATGGTATGCTCAGTGTGGTAAATCTTTAGTTCTATTAAAGCCAGGCAATTTGTGTCAATCTACACTATTTGACAGGCTGAATGTCAGTATCCCTGAGTTCCAGCTAAACTGACTAAACAACTCATGTTAAGCAATACAGAAGAGTATGCAACAAAGCCGGTTTGAAGCAATATTTGCACACTACACAACAGGCCTTGTTTCTTTGGTTTAACTTAAGGTCTGTATTTAAATTAATACTTGGGAAAAGCAGGGATCAGACTGTGAAGACATTCTTATTTCAAGTTAGGTAGGTCCTGACTTGAGCTAAATTGAAGTAACCCACTACTAAAATCAAATGAGAATGTGTTCACAGGTATTTGCAGCAGTTTAACCAGGTACATTTTGTATTATTGAGACCAGAAGAAGAAATCCTTTGCTTCTTAAGGAGGAGATAGAAATATCTTAAAGAAAGCACAATTATTATGACTTAAGTGTGTAAAATTCAAGATGCATATACTCTGGACCTGATCTATCACTTTAATAGCACATGACTCTGTTTTACACTGGTCTAAACAGCAGCTCAGGGTGGTAGCACACTGGCCAGCAGCTGAATGAAATCTGAATTCCTTTGACTCAAATCTATGtcacacagagagaaaagggaTGAGAAAGCTGATGCTACTGTACCTGTTGCCCTCTGCAGGGAAGACTTCTGATGCTGGGCCAAGCTCCCTGTACAAGAAACCTGAAAGCTTTGAAGAACAGTTTCAAAACCTCCAAGCAGAGGAAGCTACAAGTCTGACTCCAACCATGCTTCTCATCACTGCACTGGAATTAGCTGTTTCCACAGAAGAGCCTCCTGTTCTTCCAGCCACATCACCACGGTCACAGGTAAAGAGACAGCTGGTAACTGCACTGTACATTTGATGCAGACAGAAATCTCCTGCAGATAAGGtccagttttttgtttgttttttttttttttttttccagttagagGTAAATGCTTGCTTAACACTAAAGCCCTCCCTCAAAAGCACGGAGATTTTTAAACACCTCTTCTTCATAAACAGTTCCTTTAGTTGCTTCTCTTTCCTGCCCTACCTGCCCCTTAGCTAGCCATCTTCATTCAGCTTCGAGGACCAGAGAGGGAGTAGGAGCACTTGGCTGAAGAGACAGCATGTCCTAGAGCTCCTTGCTCGCCTTTTGTCCTCACATAGAGACAGTAGAAACTTCTCTCTTGGCTTCAGCTGCGACAGGGGAAAGCTCTTCCCTTTTGAAAATGAGATGCCAAGAATTCCCAGTGGACAAGATGGGGTAGAGGCGGGGGGAACTCATAAATCCTTTTTAAGGTCTAAAAGCACCAGGAAAATTTTAGACTTTAGAACAGAAGTGTAATCTGTTGTTTCTTTGGTTTCTTGTGGTTTGCAGGCCCGCCTCAGGCAAGATGGGGATGTGATGCCCACCCTAGATATGGCACTCTTTGACTGGACAGATTATGAGGATCTCAAACCAGAAATGTGGCCATCTGCTAAAAAGAAAGGTGCTAAACCTCCCTGTCCTCTTTCACAAAAGTCATTTATTCTGCAAGGCTTGTCCCATGGTTAGTGTTCACAGATGTGATGAAGGATATGAGATCATAGTggtggggaaagagagaaaaagcttAATGCTGATTGTGTTTTGTGCTCAGTTTCAGAATGTTTCTCATTTTGGATGGATAGTTTGAGGGCAGAGAAAAAATGATAGATGGAGGGTTGAGAAATAGGGAGGAGATTGGACTATGAAGGTTTAGAGTTCAAACTCTTGAAGTTTGAGGCTGTTTTTGCCCTGGAACAATATAGTCTCCAAAATAAAACCACCAGCATGAAATTTTCTattaccatctgttttttttccatagaaaaacGCCGCAGTAAGAGCCCAAACAGTGGAAATGAAACCGTGACAGCTGAAGGAGAGCCATGTGATCATCACCTTGACTGCCTCCCAGGTCAGAGTCAGCTTGGTAGAGTCATTTCTCCAAACATGAGATTGTTTGAAATCCATTCCAGATTCTAGTACAAGTATCCTGATTTCTAATCCTGATAGAAAGTGATACGCAGAGGGAAGAACCGAGGCTCTCTAGGCATGTTGTGGAAGCAGATGATGTCTGTACCATGGAGCTGTCATGGGTGTCAGTAGCTCTACAAGGGAAGGGGATAAACAAGCTGTGCTGACCCTCATTCCCGTGTTGCAGGCTCTTGCTGCGACTTGCGTGAACACCTCTGCAAACCACACAACCGAGGCCTTAACAACAAGTGTTACGATGACTGTATGTGCACTGAAGGTGAGTTCAGATCTTTGCTCTCCCCTTTCCAGCTGGCTTCGTAGTTGGCTGCCTTGACTTGGAATAGCAGTTTGTACGTAGTCAAGCTCTGCAACTATTAGCCTTTCCCTGCCACTGACTCGTAATGTGACCATTGAGCCATCTGGGATATCTTGTTCTCCctcttgaaaagaaaaagcctgATAACTACAAACCTAACAGAAGAAGCCACAATATATTGACACTTCAGCAGTGCTTTCAAGTATCACATATTATAAAAACAGAGTACTATTCTTCTTTTACATGACCTTATGCCTCGTATGGCTTTCCTGAGTTAATTTCAACTGAACTTGTAGCAATTTAGTAGGTGGGCAGGACACAGACTTTTGTTATAACTGTTTCTGAAGAATCCATAGCAGCCCTTAATAGACAGTTGCATTATGAAGATGTTGAAAGGCACTCTTCTAGTCTGAGCATGTTCAGGATCAGCTCCAGGCACTGGGTCTTATCTGCCAGAACAAAACTCTGGTTACCAAGTTTTGTGACCTGTGTTAGGTAGCTAGTGACTTTGATCAGGTCATTCACCTCCTTTTTACACAGTTAAACAGACTCCTTTCCTGGACTTGCAATGTTAAATGATAGTCTTTACCTTGGGTGTGTCATGTAACACTTGAAGGTCCTCATCAGAGATGCTGCTCTGATAGATTAGTCTAGAAAATTGCGTCTGCAAGCCTAATGAGGGCTGCCCCCGGCCCTGCTTTATACTTAAGCTTGTAAGTTGATGCCAAATGTGCATCCTCTGTAGCATTAAAAAGATCCCCAGAGATGTAGGGTCCAGATAAGATAGACAAGATGCTTAGATAAGAACAGAGCTCTGATCTTGTGTGCTCTCCTTCTGGGAGGCCAGAGTGCCCTGAGGGGATTGGTAATGAGGAGCAGAAACCCAACTTCAAGGTAGCGGGTCTCAACGTAGCCTAGGGACGTGCACTCCAAAAGGCTGCTCAGTGACCTGTGACATCGGCTGGGTCTCCCGTGTACAAGTACTCAAGGACAGTTTATGGGCTGTCTCATTATAAAAGCTATAAATCCTCAGCCTCCCTCACTCTGGGGTGCTGGCACTGTTGCTatctgctgcctgctctggaaGTAAAAAGAACTGCAGTTTCTAGGATGATCAAATCAGCTCCTGCCAAGACCAATGACCCGATCCTGGGTTCCTGAAAATCAGGGCTTTCATGAGAATTATTTACATGTAGACGGTACCCTGTCCGGCCCAACTAGCTACGCATTCTGGTGAGACGATAGACACCAAAGATAAATCTATCAGTGCCAGAACTGATGAGTTACTCTGACCAGAGTCTCCCATTGCCTTCCGCTGCCATGGGAGAATATGCACATGtgttttttacaaataaaatgccTCCTTCCCCCCATAGTATTCATCAGTGCTATATCAGATAGCTTCCTTCAGACCCTGCACTTCGAGCATCCAAAACAAAGAAACTGAAGGAGATCAGCAGTGAGCTTCAGATCAGACCTCCCAGTAATAACACTTCAAagtctcttccttcccctcctgaaGCTTCAGAGAAATAAATAGCAAGGGGAGCTCCCCAACCATTGCTGCTGCACATTAAGTCTAGAGTAATTTCCCAATGGAGAGATCACTTAGACAGTAATGGGAAATAATAGGGGGAAACCAAGCAGGGCTTCCATAAAATCACTGGAAACAATCAGGATAATTCATTGGTATTTCAAGAAGCCAGTGAAACCTTCTGCCTGAGCCAATGAATCCCACACCAGAGCAGTGAGCCAAAGAGAACAGCAGTGCCCAGAAAGCAATATGCCCTGCCCATGTGAGGCATTTCTCTGCCACCTCATTTGACACAGCCCAGGCTTCCCAGCCCTGGGactgtccctgctgcagcagggtCTGTCAGGAACTGAGGCTGAGAGCTAGTTGTTTGATCACTGCTGTAGTGAGCCCCCATCCCTCCTGCTCACTTGTGTTTGTCTTTTCCGTAGGGCTACGCTGTTATGCCAAATTCCACCGGAACCGAAGAGTGACCCGGAGGAAAGGGCGCTGCGTGGAGCCCGAATCAGCCAACGGAGAGCAGGGATCATTCATTAATGTTTAGGAGGGTGGGACTCCTGCCTGGATGGTTGGGAGCTGGGGTCATGCTGTTTATACCTAGCAATGGGATTTAGAGGAAGAAGTCAAGCAAATGACTGAAGCTGCAGGCTCTGAACGTGCCAGGTTCCAACAAGACTGAAGCTCATGTTAATTATAAATAGAGTggcctcagccttttccatacCAGGACTGcattccccctcccttccctcagcaCACTCCTGCATTGAGCTGGGTCCCCTCTCCTGGTTAGTAAGAGTTGATCATGACTACCGTTGTGATGGTCTGGGCAAGAAAAGGCTCTGCAGTTTCATCTTCTCCTCTCAACAGAGGCAAGATATGCAAGATCCGTCAGGCCCAAGGGGATTTGAACTTAAACATTACCCCTTAACTATTGCTTGAGAAGAAAGGTAGATCCTCCTTAAGGGTCAGAGGTTCCTAAAGGATAAGAAGCTTGTAGCCTCCAGATGGAATCAGTGTTTGGAAATGGATCAGCAGGAAGCTGGCTGCCTGGCTGAGAGGGACTTTCTGACAGAACTCTTGCTCTCTCCCTCATTCCCTAGCTGTTACATACTACCACTTCCTACCTGCCTTCTTTGGGACCACTGAgtccccctcccttcctccctccttcccttccttccttccttccttagAACCACCTGGTTTCTGCAAGGATGTGGCAAGACATCCAGCCTGCAGCTCTCACTCATTTAGTTATCCTGCCAAGtctgttatttttaatgattatttttagGAGCTTTCTGGGGAAGTGATAGTTTTCCTAGTGAgccaaaaaaaagttttttggtAACAGGAGATAGGGACAGGCTGTTCCATTGTAGTAAATCCTGTGACATGTTGCATGTGTGTTCCCATGATATGTAAATAAAGATATGATAGATATCCTTTGTGCAACTCTTCTGCTTCTTTGGCTGAACCTAAGGATATGGCAGGAACCAGAGAAGTGTATGAGGGAGCTGGCCAGCAGGTAGCACTGATGACTTCAGATATTCACACAGAGCAATTGTGCTACTTGGTAGAAAAATTTCTCTACCCAAACTGGTGGTCCACGCTTCCTTGTATCCTCACTCAGATTGCAGCTACCACTCAGTTTCTGCCTGGTGTAGCCATTGAGATGTTTAAGACTTCTTTATATTACTACTTAGTTACTGACTTCGGTGATATGTTGGAGCAACAGAGGCTACCGGTATTAAACAGGAGTAGTGTTAGTTGGTAAAGGTGTTCTTTTTTACTGCTAACACCTCAGTACCCTGGCTTCTAGTGGGAGACAGCTCTGAAGCCTTTTATATTCAAGAACCTGAAGATGTATAGCACTTTTTATAGGAATAGAAATATTAATCCTGGTGCTGTGGTCAGAATCTTCTTTATGCTGCTCCCCTAAGCTCCAGTGTTCCATGTAGGTAGGCAAATCTCCATTTTGCACTCCTGTTTCTATTGTAGTGTCACTCTACATTGTGTGTTCGCTCAAATGCTGCTAGCATAATAGTTTACGCCTCTAATATGATGAGTGCCCAGTCATAACTACAGAGATATGCTATGAATGCAATATTAGTTCTGACCTGCATACACCTGCACTGCTAGGAGGTACGCTAAAGGAGAAATTTGTAAAGGAGCATTTAGGCAAAACCTACCACTCAGTTGGATGTAGCTATTTTGATTTCTGCTTACCGCATTACTGTCTTAGCCCAAATGTTAGGAGTAAAGAAAGGTGGTTTGGCTCCAGCTCTGTGCCACGG
This window contains:
- the DRAXIN gene encoding draxin, giving the protein MATSSTFSLFLCVLVLSDISLAVSLDAGTKLKNVPENNNHLQNQEMWVQQQPRSGHHHKHGLAKKERVHAMLSRGRPAAEESLRMGSGAPAVEELVAEGQPAALKQNKEVFLGFEFPYPERENQSPGSERGKKQNREHRRHSRRDRLKHHRGKTSDAGPSSLYKKPESFEEQFQNLQAEEATSLTPTMLLITALELAVSTEEPPVLPATSPRSQARLRQDGDVMPTLDMALFDWTDYEDLKPEMWPSAKKKEKRRSKSPNSGNETVTAEGEPCDHHLDCLPGSCCDLREHLCKPHNRGLNNKCYDDCMCTEGLRCYAKFHRNRRVTRRKGRCVEPESANGEQGSFINV